The DNA sequence GCGCTGGCCTGCGAACCCGCTGTGCTCATCTGCGACGAACCCACCACCGCACTCGATGTGCTGGTGCAACGCGAGATCATCGACCTGCTGAAGCTGCTGCAACGCGACCGCCGGATGGGCATGCTCTTCATCACGCACGACCTCGGCGTGGTGCGCGAACTGGCGCAACGCGCGCTGGTGATGCGGCACGGCCGTGTGGTGGAAAGCGCGGAGGTCGGCACGCTCTTCAGCGCGCCGCGACATCCATACACGCGCGGCCTCATCGCCTGCAGGCCCGACCCCACGCGTCATCCCGAGCGGCTGCCCACCGTGGAGGAATTCCTCGCTCACGAAGGCGCCGCGCCCGCGCATGGCCAGCGCTCCGCGGCCGATCGCGCGGAGCGCTTGGGATCGCTGCGCGCACAGCCACCGCTGTTGGAGGTGGAGGCGCTGAACAAGAGCTATCCCGGTGAGCGCGGCCTCTTCCGCCGACCCAGGCCCGATGCGCACATCCTGCACGACATCTCCTTCCGTGTGCATCCTGGCGAAACGCTCGGCATCGTCGGTGGCAGCGGCAGCGGCAAGACCACCCTGGGCCGCAGCATCCTGCGCCTGATCGAGCCGGGCAGCGGACGTGTGCGTTACGACGGCCGGGAACTGACCACGCTCGCCGCGGACGACATGCGCCGCCTCCGCCGCGAGCTGCAGATCATCTTCCAGGACCCTTACTCCTCGCTCAACCCGCGCATCACCGTGGGGGGCGCCATCGCCGAGGCCATGCGTGTGCACGGCATCGGCCGCGATGACGGGGATCGGCGCGGTCGCATCACCGCGTTGTTGGAACGCGTCGGTCTGGAGGCCGCGCACTACGACCGTTTCCCACACCAGTTCAGCGGCGGGCAACGGCAGCGCATCGTCATCGCGCGCGCCATCGCGCTGGAGCCCCGCTTGATCGTGTGCGACGAAAGCGTGGCGGCACTGGACGTGAGTGTGCAGGCGCAGGTGCTCAACCTGCTGAACGACCTGAAGGAGGAGAAGGGCCTCACCTACCTCTTCATCAGTCACGACCTCAACGTGGTGAAGTATTTCTGCGACCGCATCCTGGTGCTGGAGCAGGGCCGGCTGGTGGAATGGGGCCCGGCGGACGAGGTGTATGGAAACCCGCAGGCGGCGTACACGAAGAAGTTGATCGCCGCGATCCCGGGAGCTTCCCCCGGGCCTTGAAGCGCCCCTGCCCTACTCCTCCTGGAAGGTGCGGACCACCTCGATGGTAAGACCGCGCAACAAGAAGGGCTTCTTGCCGATGTTCCAGATATAAAGTTTGTTGAAGGTACCGGCCGAGCGGGGTGGGATACGGTATCGGTGCTCAAATGCGCCATCGCCAATGGCACTCGACCGGTAGCCCACTGAACCAGCCGGATGGTCCTCTGAAAAGACCAATTGTGCCCCCCCCGCACCATCGGGCCAGGACACTTCGCCACGGATCACCAGGTCGGCGAAGCTCATGCCCACCTCCTCCAGGTCAAGCCCCGTGATCTCGAGGGGATACTCCACCCCGGGAAAACACAACTCCTCTGGCGCACAAGACATCGTATCCGCCCGCACTCCTTCCACACCGCGCTGGACGAGCCCCATCAACAAGGTGTCCAACGTTTTCCAGCGTCTTCCACGTCCATGCTCGAAGATGTTGACCTCCATGGCCCGGCCGTTGAGCCGCACCATATGCTCCTTGGGCACCAGCGTGGCCATAAGCCGCAGGGTACTATCGGACAGCATGTCCTCCAAGGAACGATCGACCTCACTGGGTCCGAAGTGCGCATCCCAAACAAGCCGATCTCCAGGGCCGAACCTTTGGAATCCCGGCCAACACTGCGATACGCGCTCCATGTCGAAGGGGTCGAGACCGCTGCGATAGGCGACGTATGGGTGGAAGACGATGGTCCTGCCCTTGGGCAAAGGCATGGTGGCCAAATGATCGCCGCAGCGGTCCAGAAACTCCAATTCGGCATGCGTCGCCACGGGGATCGCCTGCTCGGCTTGAAAGGCGCGGACGCCATAGAAGGTGTATGGCAGGATGAATGCCCATGAAGCCAGGTGGATCCGCCATCCCGGCCCTGTCCACAAAGCCACTGCGCGAGACACGGTCCACACCGCGAAGAGCGCGAACAATGGCACCGCGGTGGCCAGCACGCGCACCAGGCCCAAGGAACCCTTCAGGCCCTTCCACCAAAGAATGGAATGCAGCAAGGCGATGCACAGCGCAGGCAACAGGGCCACCACGATGAGCAAGCGCAACATCGGCCGCTCTTCCGCCTTGCGCCACCACAACAGGGCTGAGACAGGCATTGCGAGCGCAAGGACCCACAACAGCGGGCCGCCGAGGATCTGTTCGCGGCGTTGCCAGAAGTGGTCCAGATCGCCACTGCCATAGATGTCCGCCGCGCCGACGTATGGGTCCCGGTGGAAATACCACAGCGCATCATTGAAGTGGAACGCGCCCAGGGCGCCATAGACCAAGTGGCCGAGAAGCAGCCAGGGCAGGGCGCGCCATTGGCGGTGCCAGGCCAGCCAAAGCAGCACCGCAGGCACGAAGGCGACATACTCAGGACGCGTAAAGGGCATTAAGGAGGCGATAGCTGAGGCGAGCACAGGGCGCCGATCGGCCAGTGCGCGCACCACCAGCACGGCGAGCAGGCCGAAGAGGATCTCGGTCATGCCCGCGAGTACCATGGTGCCGTAGACCGGCGCCAGCAACAAGGCGGGCGGATAGAGCCAGCTCGCCAGTGCACCCGCGCGACGGAGGATCCCGTCGGCTGCCCAGCAGGTGGCAGCGAAACACAGCGCATTGAAAAGCGCCATGCCCCAATGGCCCAGCTGCGCGAAGGGGGAGGCGAGCAGGGTGAAGAGCGGCTTGCCCCAGTGGTCGAGGTACAACTCCGGATGCTTCCACGAGAAGCGCGCGATCTGGTAGTGCTGGATCCCGTCGCCGGCTTCCAGGATGCCCTCTGAAAGCAGCCGGACGACCACGGCCGCAGCGGCCCACAGCACCCACCAGACGGGGGGTCCAACAGCGTGGCGGCTTTCCATGCTCGGCCAAAGATGGCGTTCTTTGGGCGGCCTGCCAGGCCCTCTCCCATGGTCACATTCCTGCGATCCCTCCAGCGACAGGGCATGCCGAATGCCGAATGGGTGCTGGCCATCCTGCTCTTCGTGGTAACGGCGCGCACCGGCTACCTGGTGAACACGCATCACCTAAGTACCATGCTCACACACGGCAGCGACCCCTGGGGCTACTACCAGTTCCTGCCCGCGCTCTTCGGCACTCACGACTGGTCCATGCTGCCATGGACGCATCATCTGGAGAATGGCAAAGGTCTGAGCATGTTCACCATCGGTGTGGCGTTGATGCAACTGCCCTTCTTTCTGATCGGCGCCTCGTGGGCCGCTCTATCCGGGCAGACCGCGGACGGTTATTCGCATCCCTTCGCCATCATGCACTTCATCGGCGCGGCCTATTACCTGGCAGCCGGATGCCACCTGCTCTTCCATGCCCTGCGCCGCCTGGTGGGCAGGCCGCTCGCGCTGCTCACCCCCATGCTGCTCTACGGTGCAACCAATCTCTTCTTCTACAGCACCTGGCAGCCGGGCATGTCGCATGTGTATGCCTTCTTCCTCTTCGCTGGCCTGCTGTATCTCACCCTGCGCATGCTGGCAAGACCCACGCCGGGTGCGCTGTTCCTGCTGATCGTCTGCGGCGGCATGGTGGTGCTGATCCGGCAGTTGAACATCATCGCCCTGCTGCTGCCCCTGTTCCTGGGCAGCGCACGGCCTTGGGAAGCACTGCGTATCCGGCTCGGCTGGCTGCGCGCCCACCCCATCGCGGCCGGTGCCGGCGTGTTGGTGGTGGCGCTGCTGTTCGTGCCACAGTTCCTCTATTGGAAGCACATCACGGGTGAATGGTTCGTCTTCACCTACGGCAAGAAGGGCGAGGGATTCAACTGGACCGAACCGCACCTGCTCGATGTGCTCCTAAGCCACCAGAATGGTTGGTTCATCTACACCCCGCTCATGGCGATCACCATGGTGGCACTGTTGATCGGCGCCTTGCGCGGCCTGCCCCACATGCGGCTGGTTCTGCTGACCTGGGTCCTGGCTTGGTACATCTACGCCAGTTGGTGGAGTTGGTGGCTTGGGGGCTCTTTCGGCCACCGTGGCTTCATCGAATACTATGCCTTCCTGGCCATTCCCCTGGCCGTGGGCCTGAAGTGGTTATGGTCGCACGGCCCACGGTGGCGCTGGCTTTCGTACCTGCCACTTTACCTGCTGGTGTTCATCAACATCCGGCTCAGCAAGCTCTACATCTGGCCGTGGGAAGGACCTGACTGGAACTGGGACCGGCTCATCGAGGTATGGCTAGAGATCCCCAGTTTCTGAAGAACCATGTTGAACTTCCTCCGAAGCGTCCACCGCCGTGATGTGCTGCTCCTCATGCTGGCCGCGCTGATCGTGCGGCTGGCCATGTTGCCTTGGGCGCGTACCGTGCAGGCCGATGCCGTGAGCCGGATCCATATCGCCTACGAGTGGCTCCTTGACCCCCACTACATCAAGGAGGGCTACTGGGGACCTCTGCACCACTACTTGAACGCACTCTTCATGTTGGTGCTGCCGGGCAAAACGGCCGGACCGTTGGCGCTCAACCTGCTCTGCGTCACCCTCACGGTGATCCCGCTCTACGGCTTCACGCGCAACGTCTTCGGTTCGCGGCGTGGTGCAGTGCTCGCCTCGCTGCTCTACGTCTTCAGCCCCATCGTGCTTTGGACCAGCATGCAGGCCCTCTCTGAAGTGTCCTATGGGTTCTTCCTGGCCATGGCGATCTATGCTTTGTCCTCGCCACCGCAGCATGGCCAGAACTACCGGGGCATGATCCTCGGCGGCCTGCTGATCACCTGTGCCGCCGCGCTGCGCTACGAGGCTTGGGTGATCATCGCCACGTTGACCTTGGTGGTGTTCCTGCTGCGCGGCTGGCGCCATACGGTGGTGTTCTGGCTCTGCGCCATGATCTTCCCGGCCACCTGGATGATCGGCAACTGGGCGGCCTTCGGCGATCCGCTGTACAGCGTGAACCAGAACGATGTGTGGAACATGGTGAAGGAGGGCATCAACGACGATGTGCTGCCGGTGGATCGGTTGAAGCGGACACTCTTCTTCCCGTGGTCCTTCATGCTGAATTTATCCCCCATCGTGGTGGTGATGATGCTGGCCTCCTTGGTGTACGCCATCATACGGCGAAGGCTCGCCCGCGATCAATGGGCATGGCTGATCCCGATCGTGGTGATGGTCGCAGTGTTTCTGATCAAGGCCCGGGATGGGTCGTTGATGATGCAGCACCGGTTCATTATCACCTGGCTGGTGCTGGCCCTGCCCTTCGTGGCGCTCGTGTTCCAGGGCGCGCGATGGCTGCACCTGCGCACCGCAATGGTCATCGCTGGTCTTGTTTCGGTGATCCCCATGACATTGGTATGGGACAAGGTCGATCACACCAGGCATTTCGGCGAGGGGCGCTTCGGTCCTGCGATGGACGACCTGGTGCTGGCCTATTATCGTGAGATGGAAGTAGTGCCACGTCTGCCCGATCCGGAGACCGACGAACTGCT is a window from the Flavobacteriales bacterium genome containing:
- a CDS encoding ABC transporter ATP-binding protein; translated protein: MNTDKALLDVRDLNVRFGDSVVVDDVSFTLKAGECLGLVGASGSGKSVTALALMGLLDQRHAAVRGQASLTTPEGEVDLLALPQEALRRLCGRHIAMVFQEPMTALDPVYSVGEQVAESLRWHLRMDRTAARRRVVELFREVLLPDPEALYDRYPHQLSGGQKQRVVIALALACEPAVLICDEPTTALDVLVQREIIDLLKLLQRDRRMGMLFITHDLGVVRELAQRALVMRHGRVVESAEVGTLFSAPRHPYTRGLIACRPDPTRHPERLPTVEEFLAHEGAAPAHGQRSAADRAERLGSLRAQPPLLEVEALNKSYPGERGLFRRPRPDAHILHDISFRVHPGETLGIVGGSGSGKTTLGRSILRLIEPGSGRVRYDGRELTTLAADDMRRLRRELQIIFQDPYSSLNPRITVGGAIAEAMRVHGIGRDDGDRRGRITALLERVGLEAAHYDRFPHQFSGGQRQRIVIARAIALEPRLIVCDESVAALDVSVQAQVLNLLNDLKEEKGLTYLFISHDLNVVKYFCDRILVLEQGRLVEWGPADEVYGNPQAAYTKKLIAAIPGASPGP
- a CDS encoding DUF2029 domain-containing protein; protein product: MESRHAVGPPVWWVLWAAAAVVVRLLSEGILEAGDGIQHYQIARFSWKHPELYLDHWGKPLFTLLASPFAQLGHWGMALFNALCFAATCWAADGILRRAGALASWLYPPALLLAPVYGTMVLAGMTEILFGLLAVLVVRALADRRPVLASAIASLMPFTRPEYVAFVPAVLLWLAWHRQWRALPWLLLGHLVYGALGAFHFNDALWYFHRDPYVGAADIYGSGDLDHFWQRREQILGGPLLWVLALAMPVSALLWWRKAEERPMLRLLIVVALLPALCIALLHSILWWKGLKGSLGLVRVLATAVPLFALFAVWTVSRAVALWTGPGWRIHLASWAFILPYTFYGVRAFQAEQAIPVATHAELEFLDRCGDHLATMPLPKGRTIVFHPYVAYRSGLDPFDMERVSQCWPGFQRFGPGDRLVWDAHFGPSEVDRSLEDMLSDSTLRLMATLVPKEHMVRLNGRAMEVNIFEHGRGRRWKTLDTLLMGLVQRGVEGVRADTMSCAPEELCFPGVEYPLEITGLDLEEVGMSFADLVIRGEVSWPDGAGGAQLVFSEDHPAGSVGYRSSAIGDGAFEHRYRIPPRSAGTFNKLYIWNIGKKPFLLRGLTIEVVRTFQEE
- a CDS encoding glycosyltransferase family 39 protein — its product is MLNFLRSVHRRDVLLLMLAALIVRLAMLPWARTVQADAVSRIHIAYEWLLDPHYIKEGYWGPLHHYLNALFMLVLPGKTAGPLALNLLCVTLTVIPLYGFTRNVFGSRRGAVLASLLYVFSPIVLWTSMQALSEVSYGFFLAMAIYALSSPPQHGQNYRGMILGGLLITCAAALRYEAWVIIATLTLVVFLLRGWRHTVVFWLCAMIFPATWMIGNWAAFGDPLYSVNQNDVWNMVKEGINDDVLPVDRLKRTLFFPWSFMLNLSPIVVVMMLASLVYAIIRRRLARDQWAWLIPIVVMVAVFLIKARDGSLMMQHRFIITWLVLALPFVALVFQGARWLHLRTAMVIAGLVSVIPMTLVWDKVDHTRHFGEGRFGPAMDDLVLAYYREMEVVPRLPDPETDELLALINAAGKARPGSGLIVDFHGWDKTYYLLLHAQANTIVVGGAKHEAYPLQEVQNITRVHAHGMIVCSRTGMLNGHLRLRGNTMEMEGAQAPLVIEDMHTLRGLRLYSYRVAKEDDPEVVAAADEEPHAVFPPGKDAEYFDQQIRSDERWFNMVKRQAHWERRPLEEVLRGHVDYLVAMETQQRED